Below is a genomic region from Botrytis cinerea B05.10 chromosome 2, complete sequence.
GGCGGGAATCGTTCATAAGGGATTAATTTGAGAGCGTGGTACAGAGGCatagaggaagagaggacTGAGGTTCTGTTGAATTCGAGAAtgtttattcaaattaatgTATTATTTTGTTGAGGATGGTACTTGATACGCTGAGCGAGTGTATGCATAGATGGGGAAAATAAGCGAGAATAGAAGAGGTATTAATTTATATCGGATgtaaatttttttaatagataTAGAAACAGACATAGATATAGAAACAGATATAGAGATAGAAACAGATATAGAAATAGACAATACAGAATTAGAAGACTGAAAGTCGCACATTACaaaatcattatcattatctctctcctcatccATCTAAAACactccatcttcctcttccctcgATTTCTCAATCTTGACATACGGAACACTATCCGCGTATCTCTCATAAATAGGTAAATAGTATTCCGTCGCACTCAAAGTCATTTGAatactctttctcttctcaataGCCTCCAACcacttcttccatcttcctgTCAATTCtcccaattcttcaatatgcAAACCGCctttgaaataatcaaagATCCAGATACGAAGTGCCCAGGGCGCTAGAACATAATCTACTATACACGGTTCTTTGCCTGTGAAATAAGGTCCAATAGGATGCATTTCCTGCGTAAACTCATAGAGTGACGTAAGAAACTTATTACGAATCGCCAAAACCCTAGGATCCTTCAATGAAACTGATTGATACTGAAGAAAGCGATTAAAGGCCGGTACAACacgtgatgtgatgtgatcggtccaaatcttcaatcgGGCTCTCTCGAATGGTTCGCGAGTGAGTAATCGGGGGTAGTGAGATGGGTATGCGTCTTCGAGAAACTCGCATATGATTGTGCTTTCGTAGAGGGCTTTGCCTTCGTAGGAGAGGGTGGGGATGAGACCGCGGGGATTGAGCTTGAGGAGGGATAGGGGTTTTTGGTATGGGTTTACTTCGATGTATTGGAAGGGGATGCGTTTttcgaggaggaggagaagtaCGCGTTGGGTGAAGGGACAGAACTGGCGGGTGAAGTGAGTGAGTGCGAgagtggaaatggaaatgggggAAGGCATACCCATCCAGCATAGAGCTTCACCGGCTCTTCCTTAGAATATTGTTTTACCATCTCGGCAGCCAAGCCGGTGGCATGTGGAAAGAGATTTGCATCTGGATGTACAGCAGAcataatgaagatgaagcattggttgattgatcgaTCGACAGAACAAACGAAATCAAGATCACtgcagaggaagaaagaagcacAACCAGAACCAGAGGAAAGAATTATATCTACTTACTCGGTAGATTCATGACCTACCTCCTATTTACCTCTTTACGTATCTAGTAGTGCAGCACTTGCCTATCTCAACTAGAATGCTGTGGGTTTCTCTCCAATTTGGGTGATAGATTCACGATGATGGGAAAGTCGATTTTCCATACAAATCGGCCACCAAAAATTCAAGCCACAGATCTGGTGAATGACGAAATGCGGGGGATTTTAATTGGCTGGGACTTTTTGCGTTCTCTGTATGGTACCATCACTCAGAAGAGagataaattgaattagGAAGAGATATTTACGGCTGGatctatgtatatatatatgtatagatatatacaatatacatatataaacCTATATATACGTCTGCATCTATAATCCATGTAAATTCATACCCAACCATCCCACCCCCCTTGTCCAGCTGAGAAAAAGAGTCAGATTCACTTGTCAATCGATGTGGCTGAATAAAACATATGAACAAATAGTGGCGGGGCTATGCGGGACCACCTTTTGTCCAACAGACACAATACCATCCATACCTATCTATCGCATCCTCTCCCTTTTACCTTTTCACAACCCTTTGATTTTTCCATCGATTTTCAAGAACTATCATCTCGCGTGTCgcaaatcccatcccatcacacaGATACATACAGACACAGTTGCGAAAATGACAGGACCTTCAACGTACGCCCTCcacttttcctttccctttcagATTCCCGACCGTCCCATGTCAACCACCCGCTCACATGTAAACTTTGCTAACACCATCTCAACAGACCCGGCCAAGAAGGGCCATCCTTCgcacctcctcctctcccatccGGCTGGATCGCCCAATGGGACGGCAACTCCAAGAAATACTATTTCGTGCAACTCAGCACCGGGGCTTCGCAATGGGACACACCCACGCACGCTGCACCCACGGGACCTACTCCCCAAGCGACGCCGCAGGGAACAGAACATCCATATGGCTTACCGGGAGAGAATGGAAGCCAGGCTCATGCGCACGAGATGGGCGGTGATGGGACCAGAGGGTTTGGAGGCGAGAATGCAGGCGGTGATGGGGAGAGGGGTATTGGAGTGAGTTGATTTTCTAGGTGTTTCATTTCGGAGTGTTTACCGTGTATCATGCTAATatatttttcgaaaataGTCTTTCATCACAAACCAATATCTCAAGAAACAAACCGGAGGCATTCTCGGTGGAAGCAGTAGTAATTCCAGCTCACACGGTGGATTGGGAGGCATTCTCGGTGGAAGCAGCAGTAATTCCAGCTCACACGGTGGATTGGGAGGCATTCTAGGTGGAAGCAGCAGTAATTCCAATTCACAAGGTGGATTAGGAGCACTAGGTGGACTCGCCAGTTCATTCCTTGGAGGATCATCCGGATCaaatcacaacaacaataacaataataataataactcaCATTCCACGAGTGGAAGTGGTTCATCGGGTATCGCAGGTGCTTTGATGGGTAGTTTATTGGGCGGTGGAAAGAAAACAGATAATGCGCAGAcgcagaatcagaatcaggaTCAGAATCACTCTAGTTCGCAGAGTGGACAACATGGACAAAGCAGTGGAAGTGGATTGATGGGAAGTTTGGGAGGAATGTTTGGCCATCAGAGTCAATCTGTAAGTAAAATCGCTGATACATTATGGCATTGTGCTAACTTCTGCAATAGCAGGGTGGAAACTTTGGATATTCAAACAATAGTAGTGGAAGCCAAGGAGGTTATTCCGGTGCTGCCCCTCCAAGTTCATATCAGCCAGGTGGTGCAAGCCAAAATAGTTACAGCTCTCCAGCCCCTGCACAGCAATCTTATGGTCAAGGAGCTACACACAATCCATCGTCACAATCTTATGGCCAAGGAGCTACCCACACTCCATCGTCACAGTCCTATTCTCAAGGACATGCGCCTTCTTACTCTCAAGGATCTGCTACATCCCATCAATATGACCCACAAAACCCATCTCACGGCATGCCACCAAAACATGAATATGGTGCCCCGGGTCAACAATCACAATACGGTGGTCCTCAACATCAGTCTTCATTTGGAAATGCaccacaatcacaacatAATCAATACCCAGGAGCTCCAGCTTATGGGTCCGGTCCAAATTCTCCAGGTGGATATGGTGcacctcaacatcaacagcaacagcaccAGCAGCATGGacagcaacaacatcaatatGGTGGTCCCCCTGGTCCAGAGATGTCAGGAGGAATGTATGGTGGTGGTCCGCCTCCTGTACCACATGGAAGCCATCCTCACCATGGTCAACACCAACAACATGGCTCACAAGGTGGTTCATCTGGTGGCTaccctcctcccccttcaGGTGGCTATCCTGGACAGCCAGGATGGTAGTGCTTTTATTCGCGTCATGATATGATGAATATTGGTAGCAATCTAAAAAATTGGTGTGTTTGGGATGGTCgggtttctttttgataGAATGGATATGGTATCCTGTAAATGCAAAACTTGCATGGCTTTCTTTGATGGCAAATAATTCCAAGATAAATGATAACCTGCTGATTATTcataaatctttcttttcatggTTTAACTCTTCCGTTCCTATCTTGCATATCCATGCCATGACGTATCGGGAAATGTACCAACTGCCAATAGCAAGTAAAATTATATAGGCGATGGTTGGTACCAATGATTGAGGTAGGAGATTGAATATGTAGGGATCGagaattatatcaattagTACAGGTGGAACATTTTCCATAAGAGTTTGGTTCATGGTGTAATAATCGGCTGCTGCATAAATCTGAAGGAATAAAGTTGATGATGTAGCATCCTTATGCTTGTGTCTGGCATCCGAATCTTGGTTTTGGGATGTGGAATCGGAAAGATCGTTGAATAGAGGTTGATGGGTCTCGGAATATTGTGCAAGAGATGTGATCAGCTCCGAAGTTCCAAAAACTGTAGGTAAATCATAAGTTTCGAGTTGAAATGAAGTTGGATCCTGGAGGGGAGGTAGAAATTAGTATGTTccagatttatatatatggaaTATTGAATGCTGATATTTGGATCTCGGGAGTTGCGATGTGGAATGTGgaatgtgaaatgtgaaatatGAAATAGGCAATATGCAATGTGACATTAACATGAAGTACTTATGCAAGATGAAATCGGGACCGGAATCGGAATGGAATCATACCGTAGCAGCCCAACATACTCGCACTTCATATCGTTGTCCCTCTTTCAACCCATCGAGTAGATACCACGACGAAACTCCCTTTTGTGCATCTGCAGTGGGAAATTCGGCACGGATATGTTTGCGCAGAGTGTGGTGGTCGGGGGTGAGAGATGGAAGGTGTAGATCGGAGAGCGTGGGGTGGGAGAGCGGGATGCTGAGGGCGGAGGGGGCGAGGAAGATGGCCTTTTCGGTGTTGGCGTGGACGGATGAGAGGTGGGTTGTTAGGAGGAGGAGCGTGGAGAGATTGGGCAGTTGGTAGTGGAGGAGGGTGGTGGGTTGCATTGTGGAAGAGGTGAGTTGGTTGGCTggtgatggatagatagtaCTAGTTCTGGTGTGGTTTTCAAGTATGGAGCTGTGCTGTGTTGTTGTATTGCATTTTGGGATTCTCGGGTATTGTTGTATGAAGCTGTGTGGATGGTCTGGTGCTGCGAAGTATATTGCACCTTGGATCTGTGGTATCGAATTGTATTGGACGCGGCCTCGTATTGGATATGATCTTCCCTTCTTAATGAATGTCTTGTGCTGAACCCGTGTGATGGATGTCAATCATCCCAATTGTGAATCTCTGCCTCCCAGCTCGTCCAGCTACCAGCCAATGTTTCTTCTAGAAGTCGGCCAGTCTGTCTGCTCCGTACCTTCCATCGTATCCCGAGGTGTTTcatattattcttttccaCTAGCTCCCCTTTttaccaatcaatcaacgcGGCTAATCCCTTCTCAGCCTAATTGATCTATCAAAGTGGGTAAATTCTAGAAGCTCTGACTATAATTTCCCAATCCTTACTAGTTCCCAAAACGCCAACGCGGTCACCCCTTTAGATAAAAATCCCGTTGTTTATTTTCTCTCCACTTTTTCAAGAAGCGACGACTTTAATTCCTCAACATCCTTCCCCTGGTGCTTTCCTAATTCCCCACTATCAAATCCTCCCGAAAAGTACCATATTTGAGCAACATTCTTGCAAGAGATTTCCTTGCTAagatcatcttcctcttctgaaTACTCTCAAATCTACATCTACCTCTTCACCTATTTACTATTCAAGATGCGTGAAGTTATTAGTGTCAACGGTAAGAGTCTCCCGACGTGTTCATGCTATACACCGCTATAACTAGGGGTTGTTCTGGCATTTGTAAACAAATACAATATTGACGGTGGAAAGTATATACTGATTTGCTTTCTCTATAGTCGGTCAAGCCGGTTGTCAAATCGCAAACTCTTGCTGGGAGGTATGTTTACAAGTCGACATGACATGTTATCGCACTGTCGTTGTTGTTATTGCAAGATGTTGGCATGGAACTCATATGACTGACACAtgttttttctctcttgcaGCTCTACTGTCTTGAGCATGGTATTCAGGTAAGAATCTCCAAGTCTAATATAGCAGTACACTTTGGAGTACTTGTGAACCTTCACTAACACCGTCTTTCCACAGCCCGATGGATACTTGACCGAGGAACGTAAAGCCGCCGACCCCGACCAAGGCTTCAGCACCTTCTTCTCCGAAACCGGTATGCATACAAGTCCAAGTACA
It encodes:
- the Bcgst8 gene encoding Bcgst8, which codes for MSAVHPDANLFPHATGLAAEMVKQYSKEEPVKLYAGWFCPFTQRVLLLLLEKRIPFQYIEVNPYQKPLSLLKLNPRGLIPTLSYEGKALYESTIICEFLEDAYPSHYPRLLTREPFERARLKIWTDHITSRVVPAFNRFLQYQSVSLKDPRVLAIRNKFLTSLYEFTQEMHPIGPYFTGKEPCIVDYVLAPWALRIWIFDYFKGGLHIEELGELTGRWKKWLEAIEKRKSIQMTLSATEYYLPIYERYADSVPYVKIEKSREEEDGVF